Below is a window of Lacibacter sp. H407 DNA.
GCGGAGAATTGGGCAACTCAACTGCTACTACCATGGAAAACATGGAGCCGGTTTGGCCACGGCTGAAAGCTATGAATTTGAACACAGTGCTTGTGCCCGTTTATTGGGAATTGATTGAAGCAGAAGAAGGTCGTTTTGATTTCTCACTTTATGAAGCATTGATCAAGGAAGCAAGAAAAAACAATCTCAAAATTATATTCCTGTGGTTTGGTGCATGGAAAAATAGCATGAGCAGTCACGCTCCTGCGTGGATCAAACGCAATCAACAAAAATATCCACGTGTAAAAGATGAAAAGGGAAAGAGCCTTGAAATTTTAAGTTCGTTCAGTAAAGATGTGTTGGATGCCGATATCAAAGCATTTGAACAACTCATGACATTTATAAAAACGGTAGATCAGCAGTATCAAACAGTGGTCATGATTCAGCCGGAAAATGAGATCGGCATGTTATCCTCTGCACGAGATTATCATCCATTGGCTGAAGAAGCGTTCAAAACAAATGTACCGGCTGAAGTGATCAGCTATCTGCAAAAAAAGAAAGATCAACTTGTACCTGAATTACAAAACGCATGGAAACAAGCCGGTTCTAAAACAAAAGGAAACTGGCAGGAGTTGTTTGGAAAAGGATTGTACACCGATGAATTATTCATGGCGTATTACTATTCCGTATTTATGAACAAGCTGATCGCTGCAGGAAAAAAAATCTATCCGCTGCCGATGTTTGTAAATGCAGCACTCAATCGTCCCGGTAAGTTGCCCGGTGAATATCCAAGCGCAGGTCCGCTCCCGCATTTGATGGATGTATGGAAAGCTGGCGGAACAGCTATTGATTTTTTAAGTCCTGATTTTTATAACCCTGATTTTAAACATTGGAACGATCTGTATACACGTCAAGGCGATCCGTTGTTTATTCCTGAGCATGCGTTTGATGCTACCGTAGCAGCAAAAGCATTGTTCACATTTGCCAATTATGAAGGCATTGGCTTTTCACCATTCTCAATTGAATCAAACCACAGTGAATCGTTGGGAAAAATGTATGCACTGATACGTTCATTAACTCCGCTCATTACAAGTAACAAGGGCAAGAATAAGATCAAAGGTGTACTGCTTACGAAAACGAACCAGGATACAGTGATCACAATAGGGAATTATGAATTTAAATGTAAGCATGATTATACATTAAGCTGGACTCCCGGCAGCCGTACCGATGATTGGCCTTATGCAAGCGCCATGATCATTCAAACCGGTGAAGATGAATTTTATGTTGCAGGAACCGGAGTGGTGATCACTTTTTCAAACAGTAAAAACAAAAATCAAAACGTGGGTTTGCTGAAAGTTGATGAAGGAATATTTGATAACAACGTATGGAAAGTGATCCGTCATTTGAATGGTGATCAAACACATCAAGGCCGGCATGTAAATATCCCAACCAATCAAATTGCGATACAAAAAGTAACCTTATACAATTACGACTGATCCTTTCATCGCATCAATAAAAAACGAACATGAAATGAGCCATAAAAATTATCGAGTAATTTAAACCAATAGTGATGATAATTTTTATGGCGAATAACATGTGACCAATTCCTAAAATAAAAATGAACACATGAAAAAAAACAGATTCTTTTTACTCATAGCTATCATCAGTACTTGCATCAGCAATGCACAGGTTTCTGTTATTGACAGCAGTAAGTATCCAAAGCTAACAATGTTTACTGCACAACAGGATCAGGCGAATATGATGCAGCAGTTAGGAATTAAAAAACTGAGACCGGGCAAAAGCGGAAATGTACAGGATCCGAACTCAGCAAATTATGATGAAGCTTTAGCAAACCCTTGTCCGCAATTGCCCGATGCACTTACGTTGAAAAACGGAAAGAAAATTACAACGGCTGATCAATGGTGGAAACAACGCAGAGGAGAAATTGTAGCCGATTTTGAAACAGAAGTGTATGGAAAAATTCCCGCCAACACACCCAAGGTTACATGGATCACAAAAATTACCGATTATGAATTTGTGGGACGCACACCGGTTATTGCACGACAAATGATTGGTCGTGTTGACAACAGTGCTTATCCGCTCATCAATGTAAACATCAACATGGTGTTGGTGTTACCTACGAATGTAAAAGGACCCGTACCGGTGTTGATCATGTTTGGTTTTCCTTCATTGCCTGCGCCTGCACAACCGAATCCGGCTGATATGGAAAAGATCAATCAGGCATTCAAAGAACTGATGATCAAAACCGATCCTGAAATGAAAGCGATCTTCGAACGCTATCCTGCATATAATCCTATTACACGACTAGCCGGGCCTAACTTTTTTGCACCGCCACCCGCAAGTGATCCTTCACCAACAGAACAATTGTTGGCTGCCGGTTGGGGTTATTGTGTAATAGAACCAAATAGTATACAAGCCGATAATGGTGCCGGACTTACAAGAGGTATTATTGGTTTGGTGAATAAAGGACAACCACGCAAGCCCTACGATTGGGGCGCTTTACGTGCATGGGGCTGGGGTGCATCACGTGCATTGGATTTTTTTGAAACAGATACATTGATCAATGCAAAGCAAGTGGGTATTGAAGGTGTTTCCCGTTATGGAAAAGCAGCATTAGTAACGATGGCATTTGATCAACGTTTTGCAATTGGCTTAATTGGTTCATCGGGCAAAGGTGGTGTTACACTTCATCGTCGTGTGTTTGGTGAAACAGTTGAAAATCTTGCAGGCAGTGGTGCTCATCACTGGATGGCAGGTAACTATTTAAAATATGCAACCGCAGAATCTTCATTCGGCAGTAAAACAGGTTGTGATCTTCCGGTTGATTCGCATGAGCTATTGGCGCTATGTGCACCACGTGCTGTTTTTGTAAGCTATGGTATTCCGGAGAAAGGTGATGCAAACTGGCTCGATCAGAAAGGAAGTTACCAGGCAACGATCGCTGCAGGATCGGTATTTAAATTACTCGGTGCAAAAGATCTTGGTGTGAGTAATGATTATATGAATGAAAAAATGCCACCCATGTTAACCGATATGCTGGATGGACATTTAGCATGGCGACAGCATGATGGAGGACATACCGATGCACCGAACTTTAAATTCTTTATACCGTGGGCAAACAGAATGCTTTCTTATACAAGAGCAGCCCGTTAAAAAAACATCTCTGAGAAATGAAAAACAGTTTCCTATTTTTTAGTTTGATCGTTTCAGTTGCCAGTTTTGCACAAACGAATCCGGGGTTGAAGCTATGGTACAACACACCCTCGGGTAAAACATGGGAAAATGCATTGCCCATTGGCAACGGACGATTAGGTGCGATGATCTACGGCAACGTTTCAACCGAAACAATTCAGTTGAACGAACATACATTGTGGAGCGGAAGCCCGAACAGAAACGATAATCCGCTTGCATTGGATTCGTTAGCTCAGCTTCGCCAATTGATATTTGATGGCAAGCAAAAAGAAGCTGAACGTTTAGCCAACAGAGTCATCATCAGCAAAAAATCACACGG
It encodes the following:
- a CDS encoding glucuronyl esterase domain-containing protein produces the protein MKKNRFFLLIAIISTCISNAQVSVIDSSKYPKLTMFTAQQDQANMMQQLGIKKLRPGKSGNVQDPNSANYDEALANPCPQLPDALTLKNGKKITTADQWWKQRRGEIVADFETEVYGKIPANTPKVTWITKITDYEFVGRTPVIARQMIGRVDNSAYPLINVNINMVLVLPTNVKGPVPVLIMFGFPSLPAPAQPNPADMEKINQAFKELMIKTDPEMKAIFERYPAYNPITRLAGPNFFAPPPASDPSPTEQLLAAGWGYCVIEPNSIQADNGAGLTRGIIGLVNKGQPRKPYDWGALRAWGWGASRALDFFETDTLINAKQVGIEGVSRYGKAALVTMAFDQRFAIGLIGSSGKGGVTLHRRVFGETVENLAGSGAHHWMAGNYLKYATAESSFGSKTGCDLPVDSHELLALCAPRAVFVSYGIPEKGDANWLDQKGSYQATIAAGSVFKLLGAKDLGVSNDYMNEKMPPMLTDMLDGHLAWRQHDGGHTDAPNFKFFIPWANRMLSYTRAAR
- a CDS encoding GH35 family beta-galactosidase; this encodes MNKAFCLVAVFIITFLVRSNGQGQLPHLAKVGNRTQLIVQDQPFLVLGGELGNSTATTMENMEPVWPRLKAMNLNTVLVPVYWELIEAEEGRFDFSLYEALIKEARKNNLKIIFLWFGAWKNSMSSHAPAWIKRNQQKYPRVKDEKGKSLEILSSFSKDVLDADIKAFEQLMTFIKTVDQQYQTVVMIQPENEIGMLSSARDYHPLAEEAFKTNVPAEVISYLQKKKDQLVPELQNAWKQAGSKTKGNWQELFGKGLYTDELFMAYYYSVFMNKLIAAGKKIYPLPMFVNAALNRPGKLPGEYPSAGPLPHLMDVWKAGGTAIDFLSPDFYNPDFKHWNDLYTRQGDPLFIPEHAFDATVAAKALFTFANYEGIGFSPFSIESNHSESLGKMYALIRSLTPLITSNKGKNKIKGVLLTKTNQDTVITIGNYEFKCKHDYTLSWTPGSRTDDWPYASAMIIQTGEDEFYVAGTGVVITFSNSKNKNQNVGLLKVDEGIFDNNVWKVIRHLNGDQTHQGRHVNIPTNQIAIQKVTLYNYD